The DNA window TGCTGAGGCAGCCGCCGGGTCCGCACGGCCTGCTCGCCGATCTGCTCCTCGACGGCGAGCCGGGTGGGCCTCTTCCACGCCTGGCTGGAGACACGGGTACGGGTGGTGCCACCGAAGGTGACCGTCTTGGGCGAACCGAGGTCGTCCCGGTTGACGTTGCTGTAGGGCAGCGTCTGGGTGATGTGGAAGTCCAGGAAACGGGGCTTGCCGGACGTCCTGTCGGCGGGGTCGGTCATCGCGCGGATCCTTTTCCGTGAGCTGAGGAGTGAAAGCGGAGGGAGTGCGGACGGCAGTGCGGCGTGTGGCTCACTCGGCGGACGGGCCGGGGTCGGAGCCCTTGTCGGTGTCTGCGGTGGGGGAGCCGCGTCGGGCTGCGGCTGCCCGCTCGCGGCGGAGGGTGCGGTAGTAGTGCTCCAACCACCGGGTCGCCACCGAATCGCGGTAGCGGTCCCATGCGGTCAGGTCGCGCAGCAGGCAGCCGTAGTCTGCGGCGATCCCGGCCGAACCCAACTGGCGCAGTACGCCGGGCAGCATGCGATGGATACCGTCCACGTCCTGGCGGACCATCAGGTGGAGCCGGGATTCCACCCCCTCCTCCTTGACGCCGTCCGGCCCTTGGCGGACCACGGCCAGAGCCAGGCTCTCCCCGAGACTCGTGCCTCCGGGTGCTCCGGCCCTGGTGGAACCGGAGCCGTCTACCGTGTCGGCGTCGGCGTCGGCGTCGGTATCGGTGCCAGTGGCTGCGTCGGCGTCGGCCAGGCGCTGGGCCCGGGGGCGCGCCGCGATCAGGGCCGCCACGGCGTAGTAGGCCCGCCTCCGGGAACCCCTCACATCGTCAGGGACCAGTCCGCCGCGCAGCAGCGCCGCGTGTGTACGGGCGGGTACCTCGTCCACCGGCTTGGCCAGTCCGCGACGCAGGGCCTGCTGGGTGCCCGGGTCGCCGCAGGCGGCGCGGACGCCGGTCACAAAGACGTCGTACGGCTCCAGGGAAGCGTGGCGGGGCCCGGGAGGGGTGCCACCGTGTGGGGGATGCTTGGTTGTCGTAGTCATACCGATGTCTTCTCCTTCTCGGTCACTTGCTGCACCGCTGCGCCGCTGCGTCGCTGAGGGGAAGCGGGGCTACGAAGTGCTCCGGTCGAGCAGGCTGCGTACCAGGCCCCGCGCGCCTTCGCGGGCCTTCGCACCGCGAGGGGTGCTCGCGACCGGCCTGGTCACCTCGTCGTAGATCTCCAGGGCAAGGCGGCCGAACGAGCTGAGTGCGTGCGTGAAGTCGCCCGAGTCCAGGGAGTCCCAGAAGCGCTCCTCCGCTGCCGGCCAGTACGCCGCCAGTGCCACGCCCGGCCACGGGCCGCCACCCTTGCCGTTCCGGCCCGGCTTGTCGTCGCTGAACGGGGTGGTGTACGAGCGCCATGCGCTGCGGAGCGCGAACTCCATGCGCTGCGCGGCCTTCTCCGCAGCCTCCCGGCCCTCCTTCACTCCCAGCGCCAGGACGTTGTCACCCGCCTCCTCCGAAGTCTCAAGCAGCGCGAAGAGCGGCGGCGTGGAGGCGCTGAAGTAGGTGCGGTCCCGGGTCTGGCCGTCCTGGTCGAAGCCGTATGCGGAGACGCGCAGCGACCGGAAGGCAGCCTCCGGAATCTGCCCGCCCACCAGGCCGTCCAGGATGAGCGGGCGTTTGCCGCTGTCGCCCCGGTTCATCAGGACGAGCGCATCCAGATCCCGCCACAGCGACCGTTCGGCTTCGGCGTCGCGTGCACGCAGCGTGCCGTCCTTGGCCTCGTCCCAGATCAGGAACGGGTCCGTGTGCGGCGGCCGGTTCTCGCGGAACGCCCAGGTGATCGTGGCGTCCACGACACTCTCCCGGTCCGGCCCG is part of the Peterkaempfera bronchialis genome and encodes:
- the casB gene encoding type I-E CRISPR-associated protein Cse2/CasB; protein product: MTTTTKHPPHGGTPPGPRHASLEPYDVFVTGVRAACGDPGTQQALRRGLAKPVDEVPARTHAALLRGGLVPDDVRGSRRRAYYAVAALIAARPRAQRLADADAATGTDTDADADADTVDGSGSTRAGAPGGTSLGESLALAVVRQGPDGVKEEGVESRLHLMVRQDVDGIHRMLPGVLRQLGSAGIAADYGCLLRDLTAWDRYRDSVATRWLEHYYRTLRRERAAAARRGSPTADTDKGSDPGPSAE